The Brevibacillus brevis genome contains a region encoding:
- a CDS encoding S-layer homology domain-containing protein, which translates to MRKFSNKIAIMMLATVMGTASLPYAALNVQAASTPLSAQEIQQAVTELSKLKVMQGSNIHNQVTRAELAKMVAHTFGLQGGKTDKSVTFTDVKANDWFYKYAVDLVSLDIMQAKDGQFDPRGTVTDAEFTQIIAKALKRDVKSVNYWAERFFSADSSVTRGEAAYLLNVARQAIPSDKATITSVQALNEITLIVTFDAPLTAENEAFAKAKEDFVFSDGLTLTNMPRLKTGSTNTYIVPTSVQKPGTTYTLTYKGKQAGTFTGNATKIDMTEVRQVTNDTFEVESLRANGVIDYGYIISAYSGGRGANALVLDQNNSADGKTYQIIPSMQARQVTITPEGGQPIVAKYVPFTQSTDGKQEIKFRLPEGQVLRPGVTYTITSDWANIANSSFVAKEIAPLEISEAKAASETSITVTLTEDPGDELFSGRSVELTSADGEKLLATYKYSSRKGTTGVFDIQQDGKLKAGTTYTVTPVGDWAGKSSAELTVE; encoded by the coding sequence ATGAGAAAGTTTTCCAATAAAATCGCAATCATGATGCTCGCAACTGTTATGGGTACAGCATCCCTTCCTTACGCTGCATTGAACGTGCAAGCAGCTTCCACTCCCCTGAGTGCTCAAGAAATTCAACAAGCCGTTACTGAACTCTCCAAGCTGAAAGTCATGCAAGGCAGCAACATTCACAATCAAGTTACGCGTGCCGAGCTGGCAAAAATGGTCGCACACACCTTTGGCTTGCAAGGCGGCAAAACAGATAAATCCGTAACGTTTACGGATGTGAAAGCAAATGACTGGTTCTATAAATACGCGGTTGATCTGGTATCCCTCGACATCATGCAAGCAAAAGATGGCCAATTTGATCCACGTGGAACCGTGACAGATGCTGAATTCACACAAATCATCGCAAAAGCGCTCAAGCGTGATGTGAAGTCGGTTAATTACTGGGCGGAACGCTTCTTCTCCGCAGACAGCTCCGTTACTCGCGGTGAAGCTGCTTATTTGTTGAATGTGGCTCGTCAGGCAATCCCTTCTGATAAAGCAACCATCACGAGCGTACAAGCCTTGAACGAAATTACGTTGATTGTGACGTTCGACGCTCCGTTGACCGCAGAAAACGAAGCATTTGCAAAAGCAAAAGAAGACTTCGTCTTTAGCGATGGGCTGACACTGACCAACATGCCACGCCTGAAAACAGGCTCTACCAATACCTACATCGTGCCGACATCAGTTCAAAAGCCAGGAACCACCTACACCCTGACATACAAAGGGAAACAGGCGGGCACATTCACAGGCAACGCAACCAAGATCGACATGACAGAAGTGCGACAAGTAACAAACGACACGTTTGAAGTCGAGTCCCTGCGAGCAAATGGTGTCATCGATTACGGATATATCATCTCTGCCTACAGCGGAGGGCGTGGTGCAAATGCATTGGTGCTGGATCAAAACAACAGTGCAGACGGCAAAACGTATCAAATCATTCCTTCCATGCAAGCAAGACAAGTGACCATTACACCGGAAGGCGGACAACCAATCGTAGCGAAATACGTGCCTTTCACACAATCAACAGACGGCAAGCAAGAAATTAAATTCCGTCTCCCAGAAGGCCAAGTACTGAGACCGGGCGTTACGTACACTATTACGTCTGACTGGGCGAATATCGCGAATTCAAGCTTCGTCGCAAAAGAAATCGCTCCGCTCGAAATCAGCGAAGCCAAAGCAGCTAGTGAAACTTCAATCACGGTTACCCTGACAGAGGACCCGGGAGACGAGCTGTTCTCCGGACGCAGCGTAGAACTCACGAGTGCAGACGGAGAAAAACTGCTGGCGACGTACAAATACTCCAGCCGCAAAGGTACAACAGGCGTGTTTGATATCCAGCAAGATGGTAAACTGAAAGCAGGTACCACATACACGGTAACACCTGTCGGCGATTGGGCTGGCAAATCTTCTGCCGAGCTGACAGTCGAGTAG
- a CDS encoding ankyrin repeat domain-containing protein: protein MKWNTLLTSGEQQATQAVKVEMDKLNQALLTATSQGDKAAIERLLAEGADIDATDSRGRTSAMIAVHSAQLDIFNLLVERGANINIRDNNLDNPLLFASAAGQLAFVKASIAAGADTTITNRFGGTALIPAADRGHVEIVKELLTTSDVNIDHVNRLGWTALLEAVILGDGGKKHQEIVKLLIEHKANVNLADHDGVTPLGHAKRHGYKEMIEMLTQAGGK from the coding sequence ATGAAATGGAATACCCTCTTAACGAGTGGCGAGCAGCAAGCAACCCAGGCGGTGAAAGTTGAAATGGATAAGCTGAATCAAGCCTTATTGACAGCAACCAGTCAAGGAGACAAAGCAGCGATTGAGAGACTGCTTGCAGAAGGCGCGGATATTGACGCTACCGATAGTAGAGGCCGTACCTCTGCGATGATCGCGGTCCACTCTGCTCAACTCGACATCTTCAACTTGTTGGTTGAACGCGGAGCCAACATCAACATCCGAGACAACAACTTAGACAATCCCCTACTCTTCGCAAGCGCAGCAGGCCAGCTCGCATTCGTAAAAGCCTCGATAGCAGCAGGTGCCGATACTACCATTACGAACCGTTTTGGCGGAACGGCCTTGATTCCTGCGGCTGATCGTGGTCATGTCGAGATCGTCAAGGAACTGCTCACCACCTCTGATGTCAACATCGATCACGTCAACAGATTGGGCTGGACCGCTCTGTTAGAAGCAGTGATTTTGGGCGATGGCGGCAAGAAGCATCAGGAAATCGTGAAGCTCCTAATCGAGCACAAAGCCAATGTCAATCTCGCGGATCACGATGGTGTGACGCCTCTTGGACATGCGAAGAGGCATGGCTACAAGGAAATGATTGAAATGCTCACGCAGGCTGGCGGAAAATAA
- the speD gene encoding adenosylmethionine decarboxylase has product MEQKTEQNVTLHGFNNLTKSLSFNMYDICYTKTKAEREAYIEYIDEQYNAERLTNILKNVSDIIGAHILNVAQQDYVPQGASVTVLVSEGPVVEVPTESYEESPGPLPENVVLQLDKSHITVHTYPEYHPTEGISTFRADIDVSTCGEISPLKALNYLIRSFDTDLMTIDYKVRGFTRDIHGYKLFIDHDISSIQNYIPEEIKELFHMIDVNVYQDNIFHTKCKRREFDLNNYLFGYTKDKLTPEEQEDITKQLQIEMDEIYYGKNFVN; this is encoded by the coding sequence TTGGAACAAAAAACAGAACAAAACGTTACGCTGCATGGCTTCAACAATTTGACCAAGTCGCTCAGCTTCAACATGTACGACATCTGCTACACGAAAACAAAAGCGGAACGCGAAGCGTATATCGAATACATAGATGAACAATACAATGCAGAGCGATTGACGAATATCCTGAAAAACGTGTCGGATATTATCGGTGCACATATACTGAATGTCGCCCAACAAGATTATGTACCACAAGGCGCGAGCGTCACTGTTCTTGTTTCAGAGGGGCCAGTCGTAGAAGTCCCTACTGAATCTTATGAGGAATCCCCCGGACCTTTGCCTGAAAATGTGGTGCTGCAATTGGACAAGAGCCATATTACGGTGCATACATACCCAGAGTACCATCCGACGGAGGGCATCAGTACATTCCGGGCCGATATCGACGTGTCGACTTGTGGCGAAATTTCTCCGCTCAAAGCACTCAATTATTTAATTCGTTCGTTTGATACAGACTTGATGACAATTGATTACAAGGTGCGCGGATTTACCCGGGATATACATGGATACAAGCTGTTTATCGATCACGACATCAGTTCGATCCAAAATTATATTCCCGAGGAAATTAAGGAATTGTTCCACATGATTGATGTGAATGTATACCAAGATAATATTTTCCATACCAAATGCAAGCGTAGGGAATTTGATCTGAACAATTATTTGTTCGGATACACGAAGGATAAGCTGACACCGGAGGAGCAGGAGGATATTACGAAGCAATTGCAAATAGAGATGGACGAGATTTACTATGGGAAAAATTTTGTGAATTAG
- a CDS encoding DUF805 domain-containing protein: MHWYTSVLKKYVAFTGRARRQEYWMFTLFNIIVSLVIALVDSLLGTASVLGLIYSLAVLLPSLSVTARRLHDTGRSGWWILLSFIPFIGAIILIVFLCQDSQGDNQYGANPKSSQSF, translated from the coding sequence ATGCATTGGTATACAAGCGTATTGAAAAAATACGTCGCTTTTACAGGAAGAGCTAGACGTCAAGAATATTGGATGTTCACTTTGTTCAACATCATCGTATCTCTGGTAATTGCTCTCGTAGACTCATTACTTGGTACTGCATCTGTTTTGGGCTTGATCTATTCACTGGCAGTATTACTGCCTAGTTTGAGCGTAACTGCTCGCCGATTGCACGATACTGGAAGAAGCGGTTGGTGGATCCTTCTCTCGTTTATTCCTTTTATCGGTGCAATTATTTTGATCGTATTCTTGTGCCAAGACAGCCAAGGAGACAACCAGTACGGTGCGAATCCAAAATCATCGCAATCCTTCTAA
- a CDS encoding sugar phosphate isomerase/epimerase family protein encodes MKIGLSTYSLLTAIRAGEMDVLDVVQWIADNGGEHMEIVPYGFTLVDNYELADAVRDKAKAVGIELSNYSMPTNFIQPDEEAFEAEVARVKTHVDLLDRMGIKHMRHDVSAFTVPVEETTIEYFEKHLAEMVEGSRRIADYAAQFGITTTIENHGWLVQASDRVQRVLHEVNRPNFKTTLDIGNFMCVDEASLVGVQKNLPYASLVHFKDFYFRPSYHDPGAGKWFKTVNGNFLRGAIVGQGDINIREVVKLVKQSGYDGYITVEFEGMEDCREGSKIGMDNLRRFWDEA; translated from the coding sequence ATGAAAATTGGATTGAGCACTTACAGTCTGCTGACAGCTATCCGAGCTGGGGAAATGGACGTACTGGATGTCGTGCAATGGATCGCGGATAACGGTGGCGAGCACATGGAAATCGTACCGTACGGTTTTACACTGGTCGATAACTACGAATTGGCAGACGCTGTTCGGGATAAGGCAAAAGCGGTAGGGATTGAGCTGTCCAACTATTCGATGCCGACCAACTTTATTCAACCAGACGAAGAAGCCTTCGAAGCAGAGGTCGCACGTGTAAAAACACATGTCGATCTGCTGGACCGCATGGGTATCAAGCATATGCGCCACGATGTGTCCGCCTTTACTGTTCCCGTAGAGGAGACGACGATCGAGTACTTCGAAAAGCATTTGGCTGAGATGGTCGAGGGAAGCCGCCGAATCGCTGATTATGCCGCGCAATTCGGAATAACGACGACAATCGAGAATCACGGCTGGCTGGTGCAGGCAAGCGATCGCGTGCAGCGTGTCTTGCATGAGGTCAACCGCCCGAATTTCAAAACGACGCTGGATATCGGAAACTTCATGTGCGTAGACGAGGCTTCGCTGGTCGGTGTGCAAAAAAATCTGCCTTACGCTTCGCTCGTGCATTTCAAAGATTTCTACTTCCGTCCTTCCTACCATGATCCAGGCGCAGGCAAATGGTTCAAGACCGTCAATGGCAACTTTTTGCGTGGAGCGATAGTGGGACAAGGCGACATCAACATCCGTGAGGTCGTCAAGCTGGTAAAGCAGTCCGGCTATGATGGCTATATCACGGTCGAGTTCGAAGGCATGGAGGATTGTCGAGAAGGTTCCAAGATTGGAATGGACAACCTGCGACGTTTTTGGGACGAGGCGTAA
- a CDS encoding Gfo/Idh/MocA family protein, translated as MKVGIVSFAHMHAHSYAAYLQKHPDAQLIAVWDDNSRRGEEMATAYQLDFYKDLQAFLQSGIDAVIICSENAKHKEHVIAAARAKKHILCEKPIATEIADAREMIQVCKEEGVILQIAYPVRFTPVMENVKQIVQSGTLGNILAIDGTNHGQMPGGWFIEKELSGGGAATDHIVHLMDLVRWMLQDEVKSVYAELDTRFYEIEVEDCGLVSVEMESGVIVGIDPSWSRPKTFPTWGDVTMRIVGTKGTLDVDVFKQHALYYNDRDSKLQHLPWAVDMDQRLIGDFVQNVIEGRPPSITGEDGLRTLEVVKAAYESHRLKQVVTINKLHFSS; from the coding sequence ATGAAGGTAGGAATCGTCAGCTTCGCCCATATGCATGCGCATAGCTACGCTGCATATTTGCAAAAGCACCCCGATGCGCAGCTGATAGCAGTCTGGGATGATAACTCGCGCCGTGGAGAGGAAATGGCCACTGCCTACCAACTCGATTTTTACAAGGATCTGCAAGCCTTTTTGCAATCCGGTATCGATGCGGTCATTATTTGCTCGGAGAATGCCAAGCACAAGGAGCACGTGATTGCGGCAGCGCGAGCGAAAAAGCACATTCTGTGCGAGAAACCAATTGCCACCGAGATTGCGGATGCACGCGAAATGATTCAGGTCTGCAAAGAGGAGGGTGTCATACTTCAAATTGCCTATCCTGTCCGTTTTACACCCGTGATGGAAAACGTGAAGCAGATCGTTCAATCAGGTACTCTCGGAAACATTCTCGCCATCGATGGAACGAACCACGGACAAATGCCAGGTGGCTGGTTTATTGAAAAAGAGCTGTCTGGAGGCGGGGCAGCGACGGATCACATCGTCCATCTGATGGACCTCGTACGCTGGATGCTCCAAGACGAAGTAAAAAGCGTCTACGCTGAGCTGGACACACGCTTTTACGAGATTGAGGTAGAGGACTGCGGACTGGTTTCCGTGGAAATGGAGTCTGGCGTGATCGTCGGAATTGATCCGAGCTGGTCGCGGCCGAAGACGTTCCCGACGTGGGGAGATGTGACGATGCGGATTGTCGGCACCAAAGGCACGTTGGACGTCGATGTGTTCAAGCAACACGCGCTCTATTACAATGACCGCGATTCGAAGCTGCAACATTTACCTTGGGCTGTGGATATGGATCAGCGGCTTATCGGAGATTTTGTGCAAAATGTCATAGAAGGCAGACCTCCGTCTATTACAGGAGAGGATGGACTGCGGACACTCGAAGTAGTGAAGGCAGCCTATGAATCCCATCGTCTCAAGCAAGTCGTGACTATCAACAAGCTGCATTTCTCATCATGA
- a CDS encoding Gfo/Idh/MocA family protein, which produces MVKVVVAGEAGTSIKESQAWLRIKEAEIVGVADSLSSLREILQGTEVDIVEIGSITDSIDPWVTLAAQAGKHILCAEGSALGREGISLCDQHDIVLQFANTLRFAPEYEQAHEQIKNGAIGKAGVIRLRRGAPASAENVGKCIFQALGIREFDWLRWTFGEVERVMAREVKHTNESGQIVHYALVMLRMAGGAIAHVELSWAEGAEHASFELTGDLGMIAHDSRESTPIRWSRGEQFLSTSFPEMDLMQRQREHFIRCVQKQEVARLHSCDLLGALDIASAARESVKTGQPVKLMHGGDE; this is translated from the coding sequence ATGGTAAAAGTTGTGGTCGCAGGGGAAGCGGGAACAAGCATCAAAGAGTCGCAGGCTTGGCTTCGGATCAAAGAGGCAGAGATTGTAGGTGTGGCAGACAGCTTGTCTTCTTTGCGCGAAATTTTGCAGGGAACAGAAGTGGATATCGTGGAGATTGGCTCGATTACGGACAGTATTGATCCATGGGTGACGCTGGCTGCCCAGGCGGGAAAGCATATTTTATGTGCAGAGGGTTCTGCTCTAGGGCGTGAAGGAATCAGTTTGTGCGATCAGCATGATATCGTGCTGCAATTCGCCAATACGCTGCGTTTTGCTCCAGAATACGAGCAAGCGCACGAACAAATAAAGAATGGGGCCATAGGTAAAGCAGGCGTCATTCGCTTGCGAAGAGGTGCTCCTGCATCGGCTGAAAATGTAGGGAAATGCATTTTTCAAGCCCTTGGAATACGTGAATTCGATTGGTTGCGCTGGACGTTCGGCGAGGTTGAGCGAGTGATGGCGCGAGAGGTCAAGCACACGAATGAGTCAGGACAGATCGTCCATTATGCGCTAGTCATGCTCCGAATGGCAGGCGGGGCAATTGCCCATGTAGAGCTATCTTGGGCGGAGGGGGCAGAACATGCTTCCTTTGAGCTTACCGGTGATTTAGGAATGATTGCGCATGATAGCCGGGAAAGTACCCCCATACGCTGGAGTCGGGGAGAGCAGTTTCTGTCGACATCATTCCCAGAGATGGACCTGATGCAGCGACAGCGGGAGCATTTCATTCGCTGTGTACAGAAACAGGAAGTGGCACGTCTGCACTCATGTGATCTGCTCGGGGCTCTCGATATCGCTTCGGCGGCAAGAGAATCGGTAAAGACGGGACAACCTGTGAAGCTCATGCACGGAGGTGACGAGTGA
- a CDS encoding ROK family transcriptional regulator, translating to MRRTGDLKLIQELNRSIIFDTIRHYGPISRSEIAKRNKLSPTTVTSAVSELIRDSFVCEVGTGESNGGRKPILVQFSPDSRFLIGISISGSKITIAEMNLEAAVKRKEVHSIKPYQGESVLAYLMEIIEQFLRGAASLETCMGISIVTQGIVDSVHGVIRYNPKLRLQNAPVKEMIEQRFQLKTWLDNDTNAYLLAEKTIGDFSHYQNMLYVTLGDGLGASILMNGAIYRGFKGGAGEFGHTTIDRAGVRCDCGNIGCLENYVSWPTIYSKLVSSLAKGKSSRISDLVEQDVGRITPAVFRQALAEQDPLAVSILEETASYLASGLVNLIHLFNPEVMILGGEIAFGNELLIAKVKEYVGEYAHGILTEELEIRLNSLGENVEVAGAAAVLLQDTFQFSL from the coding sequence ATGCGTAGGACGGGTGATTTAAAACTGATCCAGGAACTGAATCGCTCCATCATATTCGATACGATCCGTCATTACGGCCCCATTTCCCGGAGTGAAATAGCGAAGCGGAACAAACTGAGTCCTACCACCGTGACCTCGGCTGTCAGTGAGTTGATTCGTGACTCGTTCGTATGCGAGGTGGGAACAGGAGAGTCAAATGGCGGACGAAAACCAATATTGGTCCAGTTCTCTCCTGACAGTCGTTTTCTGATCGGTATTTCGATCTCCGGCTCGAAGATTACGATTGCCGAGATGAATCTGGAAGCCGCGGTCAAGCGAAAGGAAGTGCACTCGATCAAGCCGTACCAAGGAGAGAGTGTCCTCGCTTATTTGATGGAGATTATTGAGCAATTTTTGCGTGGAGCCGCGAGTCTGGAGACATGCATGGGAATCTCGATTGTCACACAAGGCATCGTAGACTCGGTCCATGGGGTGATTCGCTACAATCCGAAGCTCCGCTTGCAGAATGCCCCTGTAAAAGAAATGATCGAGCAGCGTTTCCAGTTGAAAACATGGCTGGATAACGACACGAATGCGTACTTGCTAGCCGAGAAGACCATCGGGGATTTCAGTCATTATCAAAACATGCTGTACGTCACGCTTGGGGATGGATTGGGAGCCAGTATTTTGATGAACGGTGCCATCTACAGAGGCTTTAAAGGCGGGGCGGGTGAGTTCGGTCATACCACGATTGATCGGGCAGGTGTGCGGTGCGACTGCGGCAATATTGGCTGTCTGGAAAATTACGTGAGCTGGCCAACGATTTACTCCAAGCTGGTCTCCTCGCTTGCGAAAGGAAAGTCGAGCCGCATCTCGGATTTGGTGGAGCAGGATGTTGGCCGGATTACTCCTGCGGTGTTTCGTCAGGCCTTGGCAGAGCAGGACCCGCTTGCGGTCAGCATCTTGGAGGAAACGGCTTCTTATTTGGCTTCGGGACTGGTCAATCTGATTCATTTGTTCAATCCGGAGGTCATGATTCTAGGTGGTGAAATTGCCTTCGGAAATGAGCTGTTGATTGCCAAAGTAAAAGAATACGTGGGGGAATACGCGCATGGAATCTTGACGGAGGAACTGGAGATTCGGCTGAATTCGTTGGGTGAAAATGTAGAGGTCGCAGGAGCTGCTGCTGTTTTATTGCAGGATACGTTTCAGTTTTCGCTATAA
- a CDS encoding ABC transporter ATP-binding protein: MSKSLLVVDGIKKTFPIDSGLLSSKKSVKAVNHVSFEIKEGETFSLVGESGCGKSTTGRLVTRLLMPDEGKIWINGEEISKMNETKLREVRKQVQMVFQDPYASLNPRMKIRDVVAEPLLIHTKLSAQERDRVVAEMLEVVGLSSYHAEKFAHEFSGGQRQRIGIARALILKPKLIVADEPVSALDVSIQSQILNLLKDLQEEFHLTYLFISHDLSVVEHISDKIGVMYLGSLVESGPKEMIFANPRHPYTKALLSSVPIPDPRAKRERIILQGDVPSPVNPPSGCLFHTRCPFVMDICKVTPPALREAADRDHFVACHL; the protein is encoded by the coding sequence ATGTCTAAATCACTGCTCGTGGTAGACGGTATCAAAAAAACGTTCCCGATTGATAGCGGTCTATTAAGCAGCAAAAAAAGCGTAAAGGCAGTGAATCACGTTTCATTCGAGATCAAGGAAGGCGAAACGTTCAGTCTGGTCGGAGAGAGTGGCTGCGGCAAGTCGACGACAGGGCGCTTGGTCACACGATTGTTGATGCCGGATGAGGGCAAGATTTGGATCAATGGAGAAGAAATCTCCAAGATGAACGAAACAAAGCTGCGGGAAGTGCGCAAGCAGGTACAGATGGTTTTTCAGGACCCGTACGCCTCATTGAATCCGCGGATGAAAATTCGCGATGTGGTAGCAGAGCCTCTTCTCATTCATACGAAGCTGTCTGCCCAAGAGCGGGATCGGGTTGTCGCTGAGATGCTCGAGGTCGTCGGGCTCTCCAGCTATCATGCGGAGAAATTCGCCCATGAATTCAGTGGAGGGCAACGGCAACGTATCGGAATCGCTCGTGCCTTGATTTTGAAGCCGAAGCTGATCGTCGCGGATGAGCCGGTCTCTGCTCTCGATGTGTCAATTCAATCGCAAATCTTGAATTTGCTAAAAGATTTGCAGGAAGAATTTCATTTAACCTATTTATTTATTTCCCACGATTTGAGCGTGGTCGAGCATATTAGCGACAAGATCGGCGTGATGTATTTGGGGAGTCTCGTAGAATCCGGCCCGAAGGAAATGATTTTTGCCAATCCCCGGCATCCGTATACAAAAGCGTTGCTCTCTTCGGTTCCGATTCCTGATCCACGAGCGAAGCGGGAGAGGATCATTTTACAGGGAGATGTGCCGAGCCCGGTGAATCCGCCGTCAGGCTGTCTGTTTCATACGCGCTGTCCGTTCGTGATGGACATATGCAAGGTGACACCGCCTGCATTGCGCGAAGCGGCAGACCGAGATCATTTTGTCGCTTGCCATTTGTGA
- a CDS encoding ABC transporter ATP-binding protein, translated as MSDNIMEVKHLQTQFTRDNQKTVVLDHVSFHIKKGEVLGLVGESGCGKSVTSLSIMRLFKDTTGEITNGEIVYNGTNLLSISESEMRRIRGKEISMIFQEPMTSLNPVMKIGEQLMEAIRLHLGYSDQKAREQAVSMLTKVGIPRPSEIMGEYPHQLSGGMRQRIMIAMAMSCNPNLLIADEPTTALDVTIQAQILDVMKQLQADEHMSMLLITHDLGVVAEMCNRVVVMYAGRVVEEASVYDLFDEPKHPYTKGLIGSVPKIGQKRARLDSVPGNVPTPNNMPKGCKFAPRCKDVMPVCWEKEPAITTVGEERSCRCWLYQEEGRDVYV; from the coding sequence ATGAGTGACAACATCATGGAAGTAAAGCATCTGCAGACGCAATTTACGAGAGACAACCAGAAGACAGTCGTCCTCGACCATGTCAGCTTTCATATAAAAAAAGGCGAAGTGCTTGGACTGGTTGGCGAATCGGGCTGCGGCAAGAGCGTGACCTCCTTGTCAATCATGCGCCTGTTCAAGGACACGACTGGCGAGATTACCAATGGCGAGATTGTTTACAACGGTACGAATTTGCTCTCGATTTCGGAGAGTGAAATGCGCCGTATTCGCGGAAAAGAAATCTCGATGATTTTTCAGGAGCCGATGACTTCGCTCAACCCGGTGATGAAAATCGGAGAGCAATTGATGGAAGCGATTCGCTTGCATCTCGGCTACTCCGACCAAAAAGCGAGAGAACAAGCAGTGAGCATGCTGACAAAAGTAGGCATTCCGCGACCGAGCGAAATTATGGGGGAGTATCCGCATCAGCTCTCTGGCGGTATGCGACAGCGCATCATGATTGCGATGGCGATGTCCTGCAATCCCAACCTGTTGATCGCCGATGAGCCAACGACGGCACTCGATGTCACGATTCAAGCGCAAATCCTCGACGTAATGAAGCAGTTGCAGGCTGACGAGCATATGTCGATGCTGCTGATCACGCATGATCTCGGCGTCGTGGCAGAGATGTGCAACCGTGTCGTGGTCATGTACGCAGGACGTGTCGTAGAGGAAGCATCTGTTTACGACTTGTTCGATGAACCCAAGCATCCGTATACCAAAGGCTTGATCGGCTCTGTCCCCAAAATCGGGCAAAAGCGCGCGCGGCTGGATTCTGTTCCCGGGAACGTACCGACACCAAACAATATGCCGAAGGGCTGCAAATTCGCTCCGCGCTGCAAGGACGTCATGCCTGTTTGTTGGGAAAAGGAGCCTGCCATTACGACGGTGGGAGAGGAACGTTCTTGCCGCTGCTGGCTCTATCAAGAGGAAGGTAGGGATGTTTATGTCTAA
- a CDS encoding ABC transporter permease subunit, with amino-acid sequence MEVVKEIGHNVVVPTEKKSRAREFWMKWKKQKTAFWAGFFILFLFVIALFGPWIAPYDPYEPNYDVTLQTPSMEHWAGTDEYGRDIMSRIIVGTGISLGVSFSSVLVGAVVGTVLGLISGYYGGWMDRLIMRWSDVMFAFPDLLLAIAIVAILGPGLTNVVVAVAVFSIPSFARLIRGNTLAAKEAVFVEAARSMGAKSSRIIFRHIFPETVSSMIVFFSMRIGTSILAASSLSFLGLGAKPESPDWGAMLSMGRDYLATSPHVVIIPGIAIFLTVLAFNLVGDGLRDILDPKTKN; translated from the coding sequence ATGGAGGTAGTAAAAGAAATCGGGCATAACGTCGTGGTTCCCACTGAAAAGAAATCCCGAGCCCGCGAGTTTTGGATGAAGTGGAAAAAGCAAAAGACAGCTTTCTGGGCTGGGTTTTTTATCTTGTTTTTGTTTGTGATAGCACTGTTTGGCCCATGGATCGCGCCGTATGATCCGTACGAGCCGAACTATGACGTGACGTTGCAGACTCCATCCATGGAGCACTGGGCAGGGACAGATGAATACGGACGGGATATTATGAGCCGCATCATCGTAGGGACGGGAATTTCTCTTGGCGTCAGCTTTTCTTCTGTGCTGGTCGGCGCAGTGGTTGGAACGGTATTAGGTTTGATCAGTGGATATTACGGGGGCTGGATGGATCGTCTCATCATGCGGTGGAGTGACGTCATGTTCGCTTTTCCCGATTTGCTGCTCGCAATCGCCATCGTTGCGATCCTCGGCCCGGGATTAACGAATGTCGTCGTGGCGGTAGCGGTGTTCAGTATTCCATCGTTTGCTCGTTTGATCCGCGGCAATACATTGGCTGCCAAGGAAGCGGTGTTTGTAGAAGCGGCGCGGTCCATGGGGGCAAAAAGCAGCCGGATTATTTTTCGTCACATCTTTCCAGAGACCGTCTCCAGTATGATCGTCTTTTTTTCCATGCGGATCGGTACCTCGATCTTGGCTGCATCCAGTCTCAGCTTTCTCGGTCTGGGGGCAAAGCCTGAGAGTCCCGACTGGGGGGCGATGCTCAGTATGGGTCGTGATTATCTCGCTACTTCTCCTCATGTGGTCATCATTCCCGGGATTGCGATCTTTTTGACCGTGCTGGCGTTCAACCTGGTTGGGGATGGCTTGCGCGATATTTTGGACCCGAAAACGAAGAACTAA